A window from Telopea speciosissima isolate NSW1024214 ecotype Mountain lineage chromosome 8, Tspe_v1, whole genome shotgun sequence encodes these proteins:
- the LOC122670732 gene encoding RING-H2 finger protein ATL74-like: MEHHGPPTNGSSNGNGNSSRAGMSRNTYSNEANFDTNMVIILAALLCALICALGLNSIVRCALRCGRRFAFESPGETAARLAARGLKKSMLRRIPVTEYGSGMGIQATECPICLGEFVEGEKLRVLPKCNHGFHVKCIDTWLVSHSSCPTCRHSLLDRPTVSGSDVDSGTGPTTGDGSVVVDLDDIS, encoded by the coding sequence ATGGAACACCATGGACCGCCGACCAATGGAAGTAGCAACGGCAACGGTAACAGCAGCAGAGCAGGAATGTCACGCAACACCTACAGCAACGAAGCAAACTTCGATACCAACATGGTTATCATCCTTGCAGCTTTGCTATGTGCGTTGATCTGCGCCCTTGGATTGAACTCAATCGTACGGTGTGCTCTACGTTGTGGCCGTCGATTTGCTTTCGAATCTCCGGGTGAAACTGCGGCAAGACTTGCTGCCAGGGGCCTTAAGAAGAGCATGCTGCGTCGGATTCCAGTTACGGAATATGGGTCGGGTATGGGTATTCAGGCGACAGAATGCCCGATTTGCTTGGGAGAGTTTGTGGAGGGAGAGAAGTTGCGTGTCTTACCTAAATGCAATCATGGGTTCCATGTGAAGTGTATTGACACGTGGCTTGTATCACATTCGTCTTGCCCGACGTGCCGGCACTCGTTGTTGGATCGGCCTACAGTATCGGGTTCGGATGTGGATAGTGGGACTGGCCCAACCACCGGAGATGGTTCTGTGGTTGTAGATCTCGACGATATTAGTTGA
- the LOC122672871 gene encoding transcription factor RF2b-like, with the protein MEMQDPSNPNSQNTQKSKETTMLGNPSSNHSFRGSHHRRAHSEVNFRIPYDLDLINDPFDASTGSFEEIGSEDDLFCTYMDIEKLGSRIEDCPNEGNKTGDFRINDDSVAAPAGNCVGQSNGGGGGADGAGGSGGGCAQNENSVGEKNARPRHRHSNSVDGSSISRGESLFEETLEAKKAMAPDKLAELWALDPKRAKRILANRQSAARSKERKARYISELERKVQTLQTEATTLSAQLTLFQRDTTGLTTENAELKLRLQAMEQQAQLRDALNEALKQEVERLKVATGEMSSPGEAFSLGMHHMQYASPSFFSLPQQPGLGGHRNIHLPQFHSSQSNMGSHPLLAAQSHHLSDMLQQDQLGRLQGLDISSRGSHLVKSEGPTISASESSSNF; encoded by the exons ATGGAAATGCAAGATCCTTCAAACCCCAACTCTCAGAATACTCAAAAGTCAAAGGAGACAACAATGCTCGGAAATCCTAGCAGCAACCATTCTTTCAGGGGGTCTCACCATCGACGAGCCCACTCTGAGGTGAATTTCCGAATTCCATATGACTTGGATCTCATTAACGATCCATTCGATGCGTCAACGGGGAGTTTCGAAGAGATTGGATCTGAGGATGATCTCTTCTGCACTTACATGGATATTGAAAAGCTTGGATCTAGAATTGAGGATTGTCCAAATGAAGGAAACAAGACCGGAGATTTTCGAATCAACGATGATTCTGTTGCTGCCCCTGCAGGGAATTGTGTGGGTCAGAgtaatggaggaggaggaggagcagatggtgcaggaggtagtggtggtggatgTGCACAGAATGAGAACAGCGTTGGTGAGAAGAATGCGAGGCCTCGTCATCGACATAGTAATTCGGTTGATGGGTCTTCGATCTCGAGAGGAGAGTCTCTGTTTGAAGAAACACTGGAGGCCAAGAAGGCAATGGCTCCTGATAAGCTTGCTGAGCTTTGGGCTCTCGATCCCAAGCGGGCAAAAAG GATTCTAGCAAATAGGCAATCTGCTGCTCGCTCAAAAGAGAGGAAGGCTCGTTATATCTCAGAGCTCGAGCGAAAAGTACAGACATTACAAACTGAAGCGACTACTCTTTCTGCCCAACTCACATTATTCCAG AGAGATACAACAGGTCTGACTACTGAGAATGCAGAGCTTAAGCTTCGGTTACAAGCTATGGAACAACAAGCTCAATTACGTGATG CCTTGAATGAAGCATTAAAACAGGAGGTTGAGCGGCTCAAAGTTGCCACGGGGGAAATGTCAAGCCCTGGCGAGGCATTTAGCTTGGGAATGCACCACATGCAGTATGCCTCACCATCTTTCTTCTCACTTCCGCAGCAACCAGGTCTTGGAGGCCATCGGAACATTCATTTGCCACAGTTCCATTCTTCCCAGTCTAATATGGGAAGCCATCCCCTGCTTGCGGCCCAATCTCATCACCTCTCAGACATGCTGCAGCAGGACCAACTCGGCAGATTACAGGGCCTTGATATCAGTAGCAGGGGTTCACATCTTGTGAAGTCTGAAGGCCCTACAATATCTGCCAGTGAAAGCAGCAGCAATTTTTGA